In Thiohalophilus sp., the sequence GTGATCCTGGGCACCATTGGCCTGGCCAGGGCCATGGCCGGCAAACCGTTTGAATACCCGTTGATCGGTAAAAAGTGTCATGGATTGTAGCGTGAAAAATCAGGGCAAGACGCAGTTTGTGCAGTTCGACGCACTGAATCGCGACGGCCACTATTCGCGCGTGCAACGCAAGCGGCGGCTGTATCAGGTCGGTTTCTTCGTGCTGTTTATCCTGGCGCCGGTGTTCGACATTTTTCGTATCGATCTGACCCTGGGGCACTTGATCCTGTTCGGCCAGGACTGGACCCTCGGGCTGGCGGGCTGGCAAAGCGGTGAACTGAGCACCGCCCAGGCCACCTGGAATCTGGTCTGGCGCGGCTTGCTGCCCCTGGTATTGCTGGTTGGGGCGTTTATCTATACGGCCTGGAAATACGGTCGACTCTATTGCGGCTGGTTGTGTCCCCATTTTTCCGTGGTGGAAACCATCAATAACCTGATGCGTCGCGCCAGCGGCAAGTTCAGCCTCTGGGATAAACAGAAATCCGACGAGCTGCGCCCCGACGGGCGCTATGTTCCCGTCCGGCGCAGCCTCTGGCCGCTGGTCTGGTTGGCGGCGATCGGTTTTGCCTTTTTATGGGCGGTGGTGTTTCTCACCTATTTGCTGCCACCGGTGCAGGTTTACTCCCACTTGATCAATCTGGAACTGACCCGCAACGAAACCATTTTTCTCAGCGCGGCGACGATCGCCCTGAGTATCGAGTTTCTGTTTGCCCGGCATCTATTCTGCCGCTTCGCCTGTGCCGTGGGCGTGTTTCAGAGTATTGCCTGGATGGCTAACAAGAAGGCCATGGTGGTCGGTTTCGATCGTAGCCGCGCGGCCGATTGCCGCAGCTGCAACGCCGCCTGTGAGCAGGCCTGCCCGATGCGACTCAAGCCGCGGGATATCAAACGCCACATGTTCACCTGCACCGAATGCGCCCAGTGCCTGGAAGCCTGCGAACAGGTCCAGGCCGGCGGACCGGGCAACAGCGGCAAGATCCAGACACCCCTGCTGCAATGGATCCAGGACGAATGCGCGCGCGATACCTCCGAGCGCGACTTCGGCATCAAACCCAACGTGCCGGACGACTGCTATCGGCGATAAAAGATTTACCGCAGAGGCGCAAAGCAATGCAATTTTGAATTCTTAATGTTGAATTTTGAATGAGATATACAACCGCAATTCAAAATTTAAAATTCAACATCCAAAATTATATCTTTTAGTCTCTGCGGTGAGGTTTTTAAAATTTAGAAATGGAAGAATTTGTTGGCAAATTGTGGCATCGCTTCATCACCCGTTCGGCGCAGCGCAGTTATCCCGAACAGGCGGTGACGCTGGCCGAGATCAGCAAGACCGTCGGCATTCTGTTTCGCGCCGCCGGGGGCGAGGGCGGGCTGCGGATCGAGGCGACCAGTGCCAGCGAACACGAGGGCCGGCGCAGTCTGCTGGAGCGTATCGCCGGCAGCGGTGACAAGGTCGAGCTGTGCTGGCGCACCGAGGAGTCACTGTTTTTGCCGGCCCGGGTCGATGCCTACCCTGAACGCAGTCTGAACCGGGATCTGTATCTCTGGCTGGCGGCCCTGGCGGCCGAATACCGGCCGACTGAAGAGGCCTGGTTTACCCGGAGCCAGTGGCTGACCCGCCAGGTGTTACAGCATTATCCGGGCCTGGCGCCCCGTTATCGGCGGCTGGTGGAGGCGGAGCTGGCCCGACGTCCCGAGCCCGCCGGCCTGCCGCGCGACGAGGCGGCCCGCGAGCAGGCGATTCGTACCGCGCTGCTCACTCCCGGCGAGGTGGCCGATCTGCCCGAGGCCGGCAAGTCGCCGCAGCCGGTCCTGTTGTGGCTGCATCCGGCGCCGCCGCGGGCGCCGGATCGGCGCAGCGGACAACAGCCGGGGCAGGACGATCTGCCCGAGACGGAGGG encodes:
- a CDS encoding 4Fe-4S binding protein — translated: MDCSVKNQGKTQFVQFDALNRDGHYSRVQRKRRLYQVGFFVLFILAPVFDIFRIDLTLGHLILFGQDWTLGLAGWQSGELSTAQATWNLVWRGLLPLVLLVGAFIYTAWKYGRLYCGWLCPHFSVVETINNLMRRASGKFSLWDKQKSDELRPDGRYVPVRRSLWPLVWLAAIGFAFLWAVVFLTYLLPPVQVYSHLINLELTRNETIFLSAATIALSIEFLFARHLFCRFACAVGVFQSIAWMANKKAMVVGFDRSRAADCRSCNAACEQACPMRLKPRDIKRHMFTCTECAQCLEACEQVQAGGPGNSGKIQTPLLQWIQDECARDTSERDFGIKPNVPDDCYRR